ATATCCCCCATTTCAAAAAAAAAACTCCCTTTTTCCAAACGAGCCCCGGATAGCTTATTAACATAGTCTTAGCTTTACGATGCAACTGCCAACTGCCTGTGAAAGTTATTAAAGTAAAAAAAAAAGAGAGTGATGGAGATACGAAGTTGAGCTATGATAAGTAGAAAACCTAATATATAATACTCTACGGAGTATCAAAATGCTTCGTCACTGCCTTTCTAATTTCCACTAGAAAAAAACGAGATGGATTAGGACGGAGGGGAAGGAAAACGACGGATCGTGTTTGACTCGACATCTACAATCACGGTCCGTGACGGGCCATGGAGTGTTCCGCGGCCCACCACCGGTGGACAGACACGTGCCGGGACACTGGAGAGTTCCGCGGTGCGCACGGCACGAGACCCCGCGTGTCCGGCTGTCCGCCTCGCTGTTTCCCTACCCGAGCCCGACCGGTAAAGACGTAAAGTGAAACGGAGACGAAACCCGCTCGCGTTTTCTTCTTTCAGAAAACGAAATCCACTCAGGAGCGAGGAAAGAGGGACAGAGGAGGGATAGATCCCCGGGCTCCACGCCTCCACAACCATCCGTCCCGATCCCGACCAGCTTTGAGATCGCGATGGCGGACGGCCGCTGCTGCACCTTCCTGGAGATCCTCTTCGCCATCATCCTCCCGCCCCTCGGCGTCTTCCTCCGATTCGGCTGCTGCAGAGTAAGCCCCCCTTCCCTTCCTTCCCTTCGCCACCGGTCACCCCATGATCCGATGATGCTCCGTGCGCACGCCTCTTGGCGCGGACCTGCTCGTTGATTCCTAGCTAGTTGATTTCACGGCCCGTTTGCCCCCGCGAGCCTGCCTAGCTTCGGGCTAGGTTTCAGTAGGCGGATTGTTCGGCTCCAAGCGTATTCGGACCGTGCTTGGTCTGAATTCCAAAATATAGGGGCGTCAAACGATGAACTGCCTCTGAATCTTATGCCGTGCCCTCGTAGATCCCTGCATAAACTGTAGTACCTGATCTGCTTCGTTCCCGTGTTGGCCATTTGACTAGGTCATAAATTCATGTTTGATGTTTCCGTAGCCCTCAGAAGCCCATTACGTTGATGTGATGTGACAGTGATGCTCTGTTATAGGACAAGCCAGCAGCATCCATTTCGCAACCACAATTTTTCTCCTGATGGGAAGGAGTGGGTAAATCAGACAACTAATTTGACTAATCTGAACCATGAATGAAACTCAGCGTGGGATGGAGCAGTGACATATACAATTGTCTGTTTTTGTCGTGGTAACTCTGTTGATGACATTTTACTATCCCTGGAACATACTGACGGTACGCTTTCTTGTCTTCTTAACAGATAGAGTTCTGCATCTGCCTGCTGCTCACAATCCTTGGCTACGTCCCCGGAATCATCTACGCGATCTATGTCCTTGTTGCTCTCGACTCTGACCAGCACGAGAGGGAATACTACACCCTTGCTTAGAGCATCTGGTTGTGCCAGGCGGGCCTGCACAGTTGAGTCGAAATCAGTATTTTTTTTCTCATGTGGATTGTCTGACATGGCATAAGCGGCAATGGGTAACCAAGTGTTGTGGTCTATATCTCTGTTACCCAACTTGTGAGCTCTCTTTATTGTGCTCCAGTTATTCAATCTGTAATTGTGATACTACAAGAGAATAAGATGCGCATGTATCTCTGAGAGCAACTGTGATTTATGATTGGTGCTACCTTGGGCTCAAAAACATGTGAACAGTCGTTCTATGAAATGCGATGTGTACACACATGTTCTTTGAAATCTCCTGCAGACCAAAAGGGGATACTGCCAGATGTATCGTGCAGTAATTTTGACGTATGTTGCTCTGGGCCACTTCTTTCTTACACACAGAATAGAACTGATATAAATTGTGCCCCTTGACGAGCAGCTGGTAAACACCTTCATGCTGACGATGGTTCAGTGTGCAGGCAGTAAAATATGTACTCCCTcaatttctttttagttgtcgctggatagttacTATCCAGCGACAATTAAAACGAAATGAAAAGAGTATCAAAATGACTCGTTTCCCGTGCTGCATGTTCGTGACCATGTGCAACCCAGCGGCTTGCTGCCGCTCTTGATGCTTTGTTTAATGACACTTCGGATTGAGCCTATATATATGTTTGCTTGTCCCGAAAATCTGGTAGGCATACGCTGGTTGATTCAGGAGGTTTTGGTAGTGTATTTATTCTGAACAATACATCTGATTCTCTTCTGGATTCTTAACACCGCCGCTTCTGAAACTTTTTTTTGTTACTGATTAATTGGACCGGTCGTCATCCGTGGCCTACAAGTTCTGGGAAGAATGGAAGATCATTGGGGAGAATATAATCAGCGAACGAGACAGATCCATGGTGCAGGTGTACCGCGCCGCACGGCTGGTTCATGTTGCACCGTCACTGTCACCACTAAAATTAGTCACTGTCAGCCTCACCAAAGTTAAGGCGCCGCCGAGTCGACCCGTGTAGACAGAAGCCTTCGTGCCCGGTGGTCGTTCCACCCTGATCACGACAACGCGAGGCTAGAGAAGCTGCCAGCCGAGCAGCCGAACAGGTGGCATACGACTACCTGATGAGGACCACGACGATAGAACCGGTTGCTGCCTCTCATCCGTCAACGTGAACGGAAAAAAAAACCAAGTATGCAATCCAGAACATGTATATGTACTGAAGACACTGAAAATAATAGTACTGTTTTCTACTCCAATCTCTGTGTCCCCTCTGGTGTGCCATTGTGTGCATCGAACGATTTTCTCAACATTTCTGTCCGATCACTGCAATTGTAAGCTTCTCCTTTTGGGAAAATTCAGTCTCTGATAGAGGTGTTGAGCAGCCCGTGCCGTCGTGCGCCTGCTCGAGACAAGTTAGCTGCTGCGGGACCGCGCCAAGCTTAAGTGGAGCGACTAGGGCGACATCGCCCGCGAGGTGTTCGTGCATTGCACCGACGACGCCGCGGCCGCGGGGAAGCCCCCCGGCGGCGGCAACAGTGCCAAGACCCCCAACCGGTGCAAGAACAAGATCGAGTGAGTCCATGGAGAAGCGGTACCGGGCGGAGTCCGCCGTGGTGGCGCGCGCGGGCCCCGCCGCTGCCGGCCCGTCGTGGGGCGGTGGGGGTTCGGTTCTTTGCCCGCATGGACGGGTCTGGCCAAGCGTCGTCAGTCTCGTCACACACGCAGACACGCTAGTACTACTTGGAAAAGGGGTTCGTTGGGCAGCTCTGGTCGTCTTCCCGGTGGACAAAACCGCGTTTTTCCACGGCCACCGTCCCAAAAATTCGTCGATTCCAACCCCGCATCGCCTCCTCTCCGCGTTCAAAACCCACGCATCTCGCCCCCCGCAGTCGTCTTCCCCGACCCGCGTTTCTTTATTATATTTTCCCCCAAATTCCACCTCCACCAACCTCCTCTCCCACCACCGCCCCCGCCGT
This portion of the Zea mays cultivar B73 chromosome 2, Zm-B73-REFERENCE-NAM-5.0, whole genome shotgun sequence genome encodes:
- the LOC100303875 gene encoding Hydrophobic protein OSR8; the encoded protein is MADGRCCTFLEILFAIILPPLGVFLRFGCCRIEFCICLLLTILGYVPGIIYAIYVLVALDSDQHEREYYTLA